The Brachyspira hyodysenteriae ATCC 27164 genome includes a window with the following:
- the trhA gene encoding PAQR family membrane homeostasis protein TrhA yields the protein MEKSAFYIDIQNKSNKSKKIGELYSAISHGIGALLGIAGLVLMLVKTKVNSIPIIIYGLGIIFLYTFSSLYHFFPDGKVKQIFRKFDHIGIYIFIAATYTPVCIFSLPRNVGILILSVIWSCALIGILSNTVMKYKNIVLRLVLYILMGWIIIFAFEPLMNRFDILHLNWLIWGGIFYTIGAFLYALGKKCNDKTKQFTHDIFHIFVLMGSFCHYWFLYSYVIN from the coding sequence ATGGAGAAAAGTGCTTTTTATATAGATATACAAAACAAATCTAATAAATCAAAAAAGATAGGGGAGCTATACTCAGCAATATCCCATGGCATAGGAGCTTTACTTGGTATTGCAGGACTTGTTCTTATGCTTGTAAAGACAAAAGTTAATTCTATACCTATAATTATTTATGGTCTTGGTATAATATTTTTATATACATTTAGCTCTTTATATCATTTCTTTCCTGATGGTAAAGTCAAACAGATATTTAGAAAATTTGATCATATAGGAATATACATATTCATAGCCGCAACATATACTCCTGTTTGTATATTTTCACTTCCTAGAAATGTAGGAATATTAATACTATCAGTTATATGGTCATGTGCTTTAATAGGAATATTATCTAATACAGTAATGAAATATAAAAATATAGTTTTAAGACTGGTTTTATATATATTAATGGGCTGGATAATCATATTTGCCTTCGAACCATTAATGAATAGATTCGATATTTTGCATTTAAATTGGCTTATATGGGGAGGAATATTTTATACTATAGGTGCTTTCTTATATGCTTTAGGTAAAAAATGCAATGATAAAACTAAGCAATTCACTCATGATATTTTCCATATATTTGTATTGATGGGATCTTTTTGCCATTATTGGTTTTTATATAGCTATGTTATAAATTAA
- a CDS encoding PSP1 domain-containing protein has translation MIKNIAHIKFRGSNIGKFEHLHIENIKIKDACVIETDEGIEIGHVLNFEDIDVDLLEEDNNNSNSESTAENNDDIQEDNEAINEEEISEELKDIAAEEENNNIKTKNNKNKIFNILRIADDKDLEQYKTNMEDAAEAFKICKEKVNNHNLDLKLISSYYFLDRAKLLFEFIAEERIDFRELVKDLAAHFKTRIELRQIGVRDEARSIGGCGICGRELCCKVIKGKFETITIKMAKEQGMLLNTMKISGQCGRLMCCLAHEYKAYCALKKDLPKVGTKLVFNNVPAVIKELNPLNKKLLIETEDKRLIYISVSDLKTNEEGFLIANIKAE, from the coding sequence ATGATAAAAAATATAGCTCATATAAAGTTCAGGGGATCTAATATTGGAAAATTTGAACATTTACATATAGAAAATATTAAAATAAAGGATGCTTGCGTTATAGAAACAGATGAAGGTATAGAAATAGGACATGTACTTAATTTTGAAGATATAGATGTAGATTTATTGGAAGAAGATAATAATAATTCAAATTCTGAAAGTACTGCAGAAAATAATGATGATATACAAGAAGATAATGAAGCTATTAATGAAGAGGAAATATCTGAAGAATTAAAAGACATTGCTGCAGAAGAAGAAAATAACAATATAAAAACTAAGAATAATAAAAATAAAATATTTAATATCCTAAGAATAGCAGATGATAAAGATTTAGAGCAGTACAAAACTAATATGGAAGATGCTGCTGAAGCTTTTAAGATATGTAAGGAAAAAGTAAATAATCATAATTTGGATTTAAAATTAATAAGTTCTTATTATTTTTTGGACAGAGCCAAACTTTTATTTGAATTTATAGCTGAGGAAAGAATAGATTTTAGGGAATTAGTTAAAGATTTAGCAGCACATTTCAAAACTAGAATAGAATTAAGACAGATAGGTGTAAGAGATGAAGCAAGATCTATAGGCGGATGCGGAATATGCGGAAGAGAATTATGCTGTAAAGTAATAAAGGGTAAATTTGAGACTATAACAATAAAAATGGCAAAAGAACAAGGTATGCTTTTAAACACAATGAAAATATCTGGACAATGCGGAAGACTTATGTGCTGTCTTGCTCATGAATATAAAGCTTATTGTGCTCTTAAAAAAGATTTGCCTAAAGTTGGTACAAAATTAGTATTTAACAATGTACCAGCTGTAATAAAAGAATTGAATCCTTTAAATAAAAAGCTGTTAATAGAAACAGAGGATAAAAGGCTTATATATATTAGTGTAAGCGATTTAAAAACAAATGAGGAAGGTTTTTTAATAGCTAATATAAAAGCAGAATAA
- the trpS gene encoding tryptophan--tRNA ligase: protein MSKKVMLSGIQPTGSLHIGNYLGALKNWADILNDYYGFFCIVDYHAITVEYDVTQMQKRIMDAAVEYLACGLDPNKCSIFVQSDVRAHTELAWIFNSIIPVAELERMTQYKDKSRKNVENINAALLTYPSLMAADILLYHPDIVPVGEDQEQHVELTRMIVRKFNNRYGEYFKEPDTYHGKVLRILGLDGQNKMSKSLNNHIALSLTAEETEKLIMQKAMTDTNRKLKTDPGNPDICNVYSYHKIFSSEDEQKEVCEGCKNASIGCVQCKRMLAKNINNELAPIRENINKYSNDKDYVYDVLKEGAKKASEVAEKTLYEVRNLMGLVDYKRK from the coding sequence ATGTCAAAAAAAGTTATGTTAAGCGGAATACAGCCAACTGGTTCTCTTCATATTGGGAATTATCTTGGAGCTTTGAAGAATTGGGCTGATATACTTAATGATTATTATGGATTTTTTTGTATTGTTGATTATCATGCTATAACTGTTGAATATGATGTTACTCAAATGCAAAAAAGAATAATGGATGCAGCAGTTGAATATTTAGCATGCGGTTTAGATCCTAATAAATGTTCTATATTTGTTCAGTCAGATGTTAGAGCACATACAGAATTAGCTTGGATATTTAATTCTATTATACCTGTAGCTGAACTTGAAAGAATGACTCAGTACAAAGACAAATCAAGAAAGAATGTTGAAAATATTAATGCAGCACTTCTAACCTACCCTTCTTTAATGGCTGCTGATATTTTACTTTATCATCCTGATATAGTGCCTGTAGGAGAAGATCAGGAGCAGCATGTAGAGCTTACAAGAATGATAGTAAGAAAGTTTAATAATAGATATGGAGAATATTTCAAAGAACCAGATACTTATCATGGAAAAGTTTTGAGAATATTAGGTTTGGACGGACAAAATAAAATGAGTAAGTCTTTGAATAACCATATAGCATTATCTTTAACTGCTGAAGAAACAGAAAAATTAATAATGCAAAAGGCTATGACAGATACGAATAGAAAACTTAAAACAGATCCTGGTAATCCTGATATATGTAATGTTTATAGCTATCATAAAATATTTTCAAGTGAAGATGAGCAGAAAGAAGTTTGCGAGGGCTGTAAAAATGCTTCTATAGGATGCGTACAATGTAAGAGAATGCTTGCAAAAAATATCAATAATGAATTGGCACCTATAAGAGAAAATATCAATAAATACTCTAATGATAAAGATTATGTTTATGATGTACTTAAAGAAGGTGCAAAAAAAGCTTCTGAAGTAGCTGAAAAAACATTATATGAAGTAAGAAATTTAATGGGTTTAGTTGATTATAAAAGAAAATAA
- the mltG gene encoding endolytic transglycosylase MltG yields the protein MKKLFIILIILAAIVSASSVAFIQYMISPVGGDNEKVYFEIKQGEGASSIAKKLELQGLIRNSKIFLVFAKYLKYDRKLLSGYYEVSRNMNMIDIMKHLNSGKQAMVRLTIAEGKNIYEIGTYLESQGFTTKKEFLEVCHDKEILKKYNIPSDSIEGYIFPSTYYIVKGNPTKVLVMHMIDSLFKQFPDLEERAKKMGRNVHEILTMASIVEKEMGPLDDPRLISSAYYNRLKIDKRLEADPTTIYAMTLVKGDYIEKPNLKYADLRMEHPYNTYKNTGLPPGPICSSGAKAIEAALNPADTDYIFFVADGTGKHAFSVTYEEHVENINRYIFKK from the coding sequence ATGAAAAAACTATTTATTATATTAATTATCCTTGCTGCTATAGTGTCTGCTTCATCTGTGGCATTCATTCAGTATATGATTAGCCCTGTTGGGGGAGATAATGAAAAAGTATACTTTGAAATAAAACAAGGCGAAGGTGCTTCCAGTATAGCAAAAAAATTAGAACTTCAAGGATTAATAAGAAATTCTAAAATCTTTCTTGTTTTTGCTAAATATTTAAAATATGATAGAAAACTTTTAAGCGGATATTATGAAGTCAGCAGAAACATGAATATGATAGATATCATGAAGCATCTTAATAGCGGAAAACAGGCTATGGTAAGACTTACTATTGCTGAAGGAAAAAATATTTATGAGATAGGTACTTATTTAGAATCTCAAGGCTTTACTACTAAAAAAGAGTTCTTAGAAGTTTGTCATGATAAAGAGATATTAAAAAAATATAATATTCCTTCTGATAGTATAGAAGGTTATATATTCCCTTCCACTTATTATATAGTTAAAGGCAATCCAACTAAAGTATTAGTTATGCATATGATAGACTCACTTTTTAAGCAATTTCCTGATTTAGAGGAAAGAGCTAAAAAAATGGGAAGAAATGTACATGAAATACTTACTATGGCTTCAATAGTAGAAAAAGAGATGGGACCTCTTGATGATCCTAGATTAATATCATCTGCTTATTATAATCGTTTGAAAATAGATAAAAGATTGGAGGCTGATCCTACAACAATATATGCCATGACTTTGGTAAAAGGTGATTATATAGAAAAACCAAATCTAAAATATGCTGATTTAAGAATGGAACACCCTTATAATACATATAAAAACACAGGACTTCCTCCAGGACCTATATGTTCATCTGGTGCTAAGGCTATAGAAGCAGCGTTGAACCCTGCAGATACTGATTATATTTTCTTTGTGGCAGACGGAACAGGAAAACATGCATTTTCTGTTACTTACGAAGAACATGTGGAAAATATTAATAGATATATTTTCAAAAAATAA
- the hisS gene encoding histidine--tRNA ligase — protein MLDIKKPRGTNDFFYDSSKRLEYIENKIKNIVKLYGYGRIRTPLFEYTDLFTRGIGEGTDIVGKEMFTFEDRGGRSLTLRPEGTASVARAYVENSMQNEFAINKLFYLGTMYRAERPQKGRYREFNQFGVECIGNSSPLIDAEIILLNINVLKEFGIDNVNLLINTVGCSKCKPSYNNALKEAIGSRKEELCETCQKRYEGNILRILDCKNEKCKETIKDIPKFYDYVCDECKEHFDRLCEELTRIGQNFTVDPMLVRGLDYYTKTAFEVQTNALGAQSAILGGGRYDNLIGIFNNGKDVPAVGSAMGIERLLLVLENQNNIINDRLDAFIVAFKETENEVLKIMQTLRANNISCDYDFAVKSIKSQFKSANKRNAKYAVVLGEDEFKRGMCKLKNMDSGEEKEISINDIHKNIEK, from the coding sequence ATGTTGGATATCAAAAAACCTAGAGGTACAAATGATTTTTTCTATGATTCTTCAAAAAGACTCGAATATATAGAAAATAAAATAAAAAATATAGTAAAACTTTATGGATATGGCAGAATAAGAACGCCTTTATTTGAGTATACAGACCTTTTTACTAGAGGAATAGGAGAGGGTACTGATATAGTAGGAAAAGAGATGTTCACTTTTGAGGATAGAGGCGGAAGATCTCTTACTTTAAGACCTGAAGGTACTGCTTCTGTGGCTCGTGCTTATGTTGAAAACTCTATGCAAAATGAGTTTGCTATAAATAAGTTATTTTATTTGGGTACTATGTATAGGGCAGAACGTCCTCAAAAGGGAAGATATAGAGAATTTAATCAGTTTGGGGTTGAATGTATAGGAAATTCATCTCCTTTGATAGATGCTGAAATCATACTTCTAAATATAAATGTATTAAAGGAATTTGGTATTGACAATGTTAATCTGCTAATAAATACTGTAGGATGCTCTAAATGTAAGCCTTCTTATAATAATGCTTTAAAAGAGGCTATTGGAAGCAGAAAAGAAGAACTTTGCGAAACATGTCAGAAAAGATATGAGGGTAATATACTTAGAATATTAGACTGTAAAAATGAAAAATGTAAAGAAACTATAAAAGACATACCAAAATTCTATGATTATGTATGCGATGAATGTAAAGAGCATTTTGATAGATTATGTGAAGAGCTTACAAGAATAGGACAGAATTTCACTGTTGATCCTATGCTTGTTAGGGGATTAGATTATTATACAAAAACTGCTTTTGAAGTTCAGACAAATGCTTTAGGAGCTCAAAGTGCCATACTTGGAGGCGGAAGATATGATAATTTGATCGGAATCTTCAATAATGGAAAAGATGTACCTGCTGTTGGAAGTGCTATGGGTATTGAAAGACTGCTTCTTGTACTAGAAAATCAGAACAATATAATAAATGATAGACTTGATGCCTTTATTGTAGCATTTAAAGAAACTGAAAATGAAGTGTTAAAAATAATGCAGACTTTAAGAGCTAATAATATAAGCTGTGATTATGATTTTGCTGTAAAATCAATTAAGAGTCAATTTAAATCTGCTAATAAGAGAAATGCTAAATATGCCGTTGTACTTGGAGAAGATGAATTCAAAAGAGGTATGTGCAAATTAAAAAACATGGACAGCGGAGAAGAAAAAGAAATATCTATAAATGATATACATAAAAATATAGAAAAATAA
- a CDS encoding PDDEXK family nuclease, giving the protein MKKVIAFILLLYFPLFSQNSITFPDYIEDLQNKSPKKSIDWFKKNSYSDEYGVNEYVFDFYRGVSRYLSFVKFGSARTEVNRAASDFRKALELPNDPVYSYNDRAFLYLGGILTILPGDKELPARIFKYYADNCKTSNPNYPTAIYWSMYLSYITPMVYESYYETLNILSKNPNNKIYDYFTGENKTINEMMKKLKSPENMTQKVYEWTTSNMDVYTLITNSIPILPEEDGLSVFTAQKFDTFERYSPTKKIDEIEEEIEKDEDLVNTEIAPEEKEELDELQNIAKREKTPENVSNRRIPSIEKEIVDEIVIDDPKTIEYKTNILRGTKEQKDIPQPTNIETEIEDKPLYPLTILIDKNPNNGPIGVDIEDYSFNTEVSTNFVIEVSEGMYEAYISFGDKLYTNAVKVEKDKYNLFSIIIQDQTAPTNETVENIEPIEEDLLDNEEKKEDVSLTVGKENVPANKYDGNAENTRNIIRDVLSRPSKVATEWFNTNPYNEYMGISVEEYTYYRGVSYYSRFLNEGRKSSEFAAQAKSDLTFAYNKKDNSNLLMRTRLYLGAVNLFAYNDLYEADKMFAEVGASLAEDHRYYPTVLYWRSRIGVADTAKLDEFSKTLSSKAGNTQILDYSSTMFKDLSAMPSYEEKITGIRAVKNSKPIYDPPKSTSKAGSSKTQEVLN; this is encoded by the coding sequence ATGAAAAAAGTTATTGCATTTATATTGCTACTATATTTCCCTTTATTTTCTCAAAATAGCATAACATTTCCAGATTATATAGAAGATTTACAAAACAAATCTCCTAAAAAATCTATAGATTGGTTTAAGAAAAATTCATATTCTGATGAATATGGTGTAAATGAATATGTATTTGATTTTTACAGAGGAGTAAGCAGATATTTATCATTTGTTAAATTTGGAAGTGCTAGAACAGAAGTTAATAGGGCAGCAAGTGATTTTAGAAAAGCTTTAGAACTTCCTAATGACCCTGTATATTCTTACAATGATAGAGCTTTCCTATATTTGGGCGGAATACTTACAATATTACCAGGAGATAAGGAACTTCCAGCAAGAATATTTAAATATTATGCTGATAATTGTAAAACTTCAAACCCTAATTATCCTACAGCAATATATTGGAGTATGTATTTAAGTTATATTACTCCTATGGTTTATGAAAGTTACTATGAAACTTTGAATATTTTATCAAAGAATCCTAATAATAAAATATATGATTATTTTACAGGTGAAAATAAAACTATAAATGAAATGATGAAAAAATTGAAATCTCCTGAAAATATGACTCAGAAAGTTTATGAATGGACTACTTCCAATATGGACGTTTATACATTAATAACAAATTCTATTCCTATACTTCCAGAAGAAGACGGACTTTCTGTGTTTACAGCACAAAAATTTGATACTTTTGAAAGATATTCTCCTACTAAAAAAATAGATGAAATAGAAGAAGAAATAGAAAAAGATGAAGATTTAGTAAATACAGAAATAGCACCTGAAGAAAAAGAAGAATTAGATGAGCTTCAGAATATAGCTAAAAGAGAAAAAACTCCTGAAAATGTTTCAAATAGAAGAATACCTTCTATAGAAAAAGAAATAGTTGATGAAATAGTTATAGATGACCCTAAAACTATTGAATATAAAACAAATATATTAAGAGGTACAAAGGAACAGAAAGATATACCTCAGCCTACAAATATAGAGACAGAAATAGAAGATAAACCTTTATATCCATTAACAATATTAATAGATAAAAATCCTAATAACGGACCTATAGGAGTAGATATAGAGGATTATTCATTTAATACAGAAGTTTCTACCAATTTTGTTATAGAAGTTTCTGAAGGAATGTATGAAGCTTATATATCTTTCGGAGACAAACTGTATACTAATGCTGTAAAGGTTGAAAAAGACAAATATAATCTATTTTCTATAATAATACAGGATCAAACTGCTCCTACAAATGAAACAGTAGAAAATATAGAACCTATAGAAGAAGATTTATTGGATAATGAAGAAAAAAAAGAAGATGTTTCATTAACAGTAGGAAAAGAAAATGTTCCTGCTAATAAATATGATGGAAATGCAGAAAATACTAGAAATATAATAAGAGATGTATTATCAAGACCTTCAAAAGTGGCAACAGAATGGTTTAATACAAATCCTTATAATGAATATATGGGAATATCCGTAGAAGAATATACATATTACAGAGGAGTTTCATATTATTCAAGATTTTTAAATGAGGGAAGAAAGTCATCAGAATTCGCAGCTCAGGCTAAATCAGATTTAACATTTGCTTATAATAAGAAAGATAATTCTAACCTTTTGATGAGAACAAGACTTTATTTAGGTGCTGTCAACCTATTTGCTTATAATGATTTATATGAGGCAGATAAGATGTTCGCTGAGGTTGGAGCATCTTTAGCTGAAGATCATAGATATTATCCTACTGTTCTTTATTGGAGAAGCAGAATAGGAGTAGCAGATACTGCTAAATTAGATGAATTCTCAAAAACACTTTCATCAAAGGCAGGAAATACTCAAATATTAGATTATTCTTCTACGATGTTTAAAGATTTATCAGCTATGCCTTCTTATGAAGAAAAAATAACAGGTATTAGAGCTGTAAAAAACTCAAAACCTATATATGATCCTCCAAAGAGTACATCTAAGGCAGGAAGCAGCAAAACTCAAGAAGTTTTAAATTAA